TTTTCGATAAACCACCTGAACGCCTCGAATCCCCGATGGGGCAGGTCTTTCCCGTCATGGATATCCAGCGGCGGGGCATGAGTGACCAGTATATCCGCGAAACTTCCCCGCCTGAAACGGTTCCACCAGAGTTTGGGGACAAGCCGGTATATCTTCCGCTTCATCTCCTGCTCGGTATATTGATGGTCACCGCGGTTGTAACGCATGGAACCTTCCAGCCCGAAGAACGATAGATTCCCCAGCGACACCGACCGGCGGTCGAGATTAATGCCGCCGAAGTTGCCGTCACGGTTATAATTCAGCGCGGACTGGTAGAAATCGTTCCCATACGCGGCGTCATAGACGGCATTCTGCGCCTTGATATCGTACTGGTCGTGATTTCCGCACACATAGTAAAGAGGTTTTCCAAGCATCGAGACGAGATAATC
The sequence above is drawn from the Brevinematales bacterium genome and encodes:
- a CDS encoding metallophosphoesterase, with the protein product MRVLVVSDEVNKFLYSPQIKKIAGNVDLIISCGDLPEYYLDYLVSMLGKPLYYVCGNHDQYDIKAQNAVYDAAYGNDFYQSALNYNRDGNFGGINLDRRSVSLGNLSFFGLEGSMRYNRGDHQYTEQEMKRKIYRLVPKLWWNRFRRGSFADILVTHAPPLDIHDGKDLPHRGFEAFRWFIEKFRPKYLLHGHIHLYDRNIPRETEYLGTRVINCYDYQILDLN